One stretch of Chryseobacterium indologenes DNA includes these proteins:
- a CDS encoding ATP-grasp domain-containing protein, whose amino-acid sequence MTKKVGILFGMEDTFPWAFIDKVNELGGGDIVAEPVTIDKLEQGADYGYAVIIDRISQDVPFYRAYLKNAALNGTYVINNPFWWSADEKFFNNALMSKLGIPLPKTVLLPSHERPTDTSETSFRNLTFPHDWEYIFNYVGFPAYMKPHDGGGWKNVYRVENPDDLWNKLGETEQLVMMVQEEIIFDDYYRVYCLGRKYVHIMPYEPRNPHHLRYATSHQTQGEELEKLLKTIHDYTIKMNEALGYDFNTVEFAVRDGIPYAIDFCNPAPDADRNSVGEENFAWIIEHAAKLAIEKAKEYVSGKPNITWGTFVKDSIK is encoded by the coding sequence ATGACAAAAAAAGTAGGAATTCTATTCGGTATGGAAGACACATTTCCCTGGGCATTTATAGACAAGGTTAATGAACTGGGTGGTGGAGATATTGTAGCTGAACCTGTCACCATTGACAAACTTGAACAGGGTGCAGATTATGGATATGCAGTCATCATCGACAGAATTTCGCAGGATGTTCCCTTTTACAGAGCGTATCTGAAAAATGCAGCACTGAACGGCACTTATGTAATCAATAATCCGTTTTGGTGGAGTGCTGATGAAAAATTTTTCAACAATGCCCTTATGAGCAAATTAGGAATTCCATTGCCGAAAACAGTATTGCTTCCATCCCATGAGAGACCCACAGACACTTCGGAAACTTCATTCAGAAACCTTACATTCCCTCATGACTGGGAATATATTTTTAACTATGTTGGATTTCCTGCTTACATGAAACCTCACGATGGAGGTGGCTGGAAAAATGTATACAGAGTGGAAAATCCGGATGATCTATGGAACAAACTTGGAGAAACAGAGCAATTGGTCATGATGGTTCAGGAAGAAATTATTTTTGATGATTATTACAGAGTGTACTGTCTCGGCAGAAAATATGTTCACATCATGCCTTATGAGCCCAGAAATCCCCATCATCTGAGATATGCGACAAGCCACCAGACACAAGGTGAAGAACTTGAAAAATTATTAAAAACCATTCATGATTATACAATCAAAATGAATGAAGCACTAGGATATGACTTCAATACTGTTGAATTTGCAGTAAGAGACGGTATTCCTTATGCCATTGATTTCTGTAATCCGGCACCGGATGCTGACAGAAATTCTGTAGGAGAAGAGAATTTTGCATGGATTATAGAACATGCTGCTAAGCTGGCAATTGAAAAAGCCAAGGAATATGTTTCAGGAAAACCTAATATCACTTGGGGCACCTTTGTGAAAGATTCCATAAAATAA
- a CDS encoding M17 family metallopeptidase, producing MKLINKKNKNYTQVFHLFTEEEWIKTSKNFNKNISTFFNGKKGEVFINAHEEGITYFIGLGKSTLQNFELQQVAVKFSQTQKEKLQGVPTLFLADFLNEKQFEEFVKGLLIGTYNYPFEKNHPFWNAKFELHFENLSQKKLDHISQKTESLSNGQIACQEWMNKPANLKRADTFSLYLKNLSKKYDLKYTVFNRRKCEELGLGAYLAVNQASAHDAAFTILEYKTTVKNAKTFGLVGKCVLFDTGGISLKPFTNMHYMKSDMGGAAAVLGTLIYAAEMKLPVNIIAVLPITDNAISEKALLPSDVITAYNGKTIEVMDTDAEGRLILADGLSYLAKNYKTDFLIDLATLTGSSVRMFGDTCGALFSNNEELKNLLIKTGDRTNQRLWNLPLWDVWTDDIQSDVADLKNMSLKPVGDCIIAAKFLEHFIENHPKWAHLDIAGVAFGNIGYAKEKAATGYGVQLLTDLIENYH from the coding sequence ATGAAACTAATCAACAAAAAAAATAAAAATTACACTCAGGTTTTCCATTTATTCACTGAAGAAGAATGGATTAAAACAAGTAAAAATTTCAATAAAAACATCTCAACCTTCTTCAACGGAAAAAAGGGTGAAGTATTCATCAACGCTCATGAAGAAGGAATTACTTATTTTATCGGGCTCGGAAAATCCACTTTACAGAATTTCGAACTCCAGCAGGTTGCTGTAAAATTTTCCCAAACTCAAAAAGAAAAACTACAAGGTGTTCCTACTCTATTCCTTGCTGATTTTCTCAACGAAAAACAATTTGAAGAGTTTGTGAAAGGTTTATTGATTGGTACTTACAACTATCCTTTTGAAAAAAATCATCCTTTCTGGAATGCAAAATTTGAACTGCATTTTGAGAATTTAAGCCAGAAAAAACTGGACCATATCAGCCAGAAAACAGAATCTTTAAGCAATGGACAGATTGCTTGCCAGGAGTGGATGAATAAACCTGCTAATCTAAAAAGGGCGGATACTTTCAGTTTATACCTTAAAAATCTGTCAAAAAAGTACGATTTAAAATATACCGTGTTTAACCGAAGGAAATGTGAAGAACTTGGCCTGGGAGCTTATCTTGCCGTTAACCAAGCCAGTGCTCATGATGCTGCTTTCACTATTTTGGAATATAAAACCACGGTTAAAAATGCCAAAACGTTTGGTTTAGTTGGAAAGTGTGTATTGTTTGACACTGGTGGAATTTCTCTGAAACCTTTTACCAATATGCATTATATGAAATCTGATATGGGTGGGGCAGCAGCTGTTTTAGGAACTTTAATCTATGCAGCAGAAATGAAACTGCCGGTTAATATCATCGCTGTTCTCCCGATTACTGACAATGCTATTTCCGAAAAAGCTCTTCTTCCAAGTGACGTTATTACGGCCTATAATGGTAAGACGATTGAAGTTATGGATACTGATGCTGAAGGCAGGCTAATCCTTGCTGACGGACTTTCCTATCTAGCCAAAAACTACAAAACAGATTTCCTTATTGATCTCGCTACTTTAACGGGAAGCTCAGTAAGAATGTTTGGTGATACTTGCGGAGCTCTGTTTTCTAATAATGAAGAGTTGAAGAACCTTTTGATAAAAACAGGAGATCGTACCAACCAAAGGCTATGGAATTTACCTTTATGGGATGTTTGGACAGATGATATACAATCCGATGTGGCCGACTTAAAAAACATGTCCCTAAAGCCTGTTGGGGATTGTATTATTGCAGCTAAATTTTTGGAACATTTCATTGAAAACCACCCAAAATGGGCCCATTTGGATATTGCCGGTGTAGCGTTTGGAAATATAGGATATGCTAAAGAAAAAGCAGCAACCGGATATGGGGTTCAACTGCTCACGGATTTAATCGAAAATTATCACTAA
- a CDS encoding ATP-grasp domain-containing protein: MEEKIIVCISCYYKGYDFMDEMKRLGNKIILVTSENLKEKNWPWHSIDEVFYMPEIKPSVWNLEHLIQGFSHLMKTRKVDAVVALDDYDVEKAALIRETFRIPGMGQTTHRYFRDKLAMRQKAKDSGINVPEFTAVFNDNTVNDFVDKVPAPWVLKPRSEASASGIKKIMTKEQLHQALEVLGDERHLFLLESFKPGDVYHVDSLTFNKEIVFTSSSKYLAPPMQVSHEGGVFRSKTLGRYSDEFKALEEINSRVLSSFGLLNGATHTEFIRGKEDGKWYFLETSSRVGGAHIPDLVEASSGINIWREWAKIEDALLRNKNYTVAPPTGYYAGLIVALIKDKEPDYNKFECEEVVKFLPLDYHIGIVYKSSDAAIIEERLDSAAEKINAEMLNILPPKTSKLSS; encoded by the coding sequence ATGGAGGAGAAAATTATAGTATGTATTTCGTGCTATTACAAGGGCTATGATTTCATGGATGAAATGAAGAGGCTCGGTAATAAAATCATCTTAGTAACATCAGAAAATCTTAAAGAAAAAAACTGGCCCTGGCATTCCATTGATGAGGTATTTTATATGCCAGAAATCAAACCGTCTGTATGGAACCTGGAGCATCTGATCCAGGGATTTTCACATCTGATGAAAACCCGAAAAGTAGATGCTGTGGTTGCTCTTGATGATTACGACGTGGAAAAGGCTGCCCTGATACGGGAAACGTTTCGTATTCCAGGAATGGGGCAGACCACTCACCGTTATTTCAGGGATAAACTGGCGATGCGCCAAAAGGCAAAAGACTCAGGCATCAATGTTCCTGAATTTACGGCTGTTTTTAATGACAATACCGTGAATGATTTTGTAGATAAGGTTCCTGCTCCCTGGGTACTGAAGCCCCGTTCAGAAGCTTCGGCATCAGGAATTAAAAAGATCATGACCAAAGAGCAGCTTCACCAAGCTTTGGAAGTGCTAGGTGATGAACGTCATCTCTTCCTGCTGGAAAGCTTTAAACCAGGAGATGTATATCATGTAGACAGCCTTACCTTCAATAAAGAAATTGTCTTTACTTCTTCTTCAAAATATCTTGCTCCACCGATGCAGGTTTCTCATGAAGGAGGTGTTTTCAGATCCAAAACTTTGGGAAGATATTCCGATGAATTCAAAGCTTTGGAAGAAATCAATTCCAGAGTGCTTTCCAGCTTCGGGCTTCTCAACGGAGCCACTCATACAGAGTTCATCCGTGGAAAAGAAGATGGAAAATGGTACTTTCTGGAAACCTCTTCAAGAGTGGGTGGTGCTCACATACCGGATTTGGTAGAGGCTTCAAGCGGAATCAATATCTGGAGAGAATGGGCTAAAATTGAAGATGCTCTCTTAAGAAATAAAAATTATACCGTCGCCCCCCCTACAGGATATTATGCAGGGCTAATTGTCGCCCTTATCAAGGATAAAGAACCGGATTATAATAAATTTGAATGCGAGGAGGTCGTAAAATTCCTTCCCTTAGATTATCATATTGGAATTGTTTACAAATCCAGCGATGCTGCTATAATAGAGGAAAGGCTGGACAGTGCCGCAGAAAAAATCAATGCAGAAATGCTCAATATTCTGCCGCCTAAGACAAGTAAGTTAAGTAGTTAA
- the glgB gene encoding 1,4-alpha-glucan branching protein GlgB: MNSVKTYTLFTDHDVYLFKEGRHYKLYGKFGAHSVEKEGVKGVYFSVWAPNAKKVSVIGDFNNWNHKDHILFPRWDGSGIWEGFIEELPWGTLYKYAVETARGDILEKSDPYALSWEQNIQAASLVSTTWYEWNDQEWMKNRREKNSLDAPLSVYELHLGSWVREGNDPDKFLNYRDIAKKLVPYIKDMEFTHVEFMPVMEYPYDPSWGYQITGFYAATSRFGSPQDLMFLIDELHQNNIGVILDWVPSHFPGDANGLYCFDGSHLYEHEDPRKGFHPDWKSHIFNYGRNEVKSFLISNAMFWLDRYHADGLRVDAVTSMLHLDYSRNEGEWEPNIYGENVNLEAKAFLQEFNTAVYKEFGNSIMTIAEESSDFPMLTKPVHDGGVGFGMKWMMGWMHDTLDYFKEDFANRKFHHHKLTFASMYMYNENYMMPLSHDEVVHGKASLIYKMKGDEWQKFANLRTLYVYMYTHPGAKLLFMGDEFGQTSEWNFTRSLDWHLLEYPVHKGLQGLVKELNHLYRSESALYENQFDKNGFEWIEADDLENSVYIYLRKGKRRDDVLMTVLNLAPKVLDYRIKIPIGTHWEVIFNSDDEEYSGSGVMPEVLEEKYEDTTEHPKFITLKLPPLAGIILRQQKDKKYKLHRIKYKR; encoded by the coding sequence ATGAATTCTGTTAAAACTTATACGCTTTTCACCGATCATGATGTGTATCTTTTCAAAGAAGGTAGACACTATAAGCTGTATGGTAAATTTGGAGCGCATTCTGTAGAGAAGGAGGGTGTAAAAGGAGTTTATTTTTCAGTTTGGGCTCCTAATGCCAAAAAGGTTTCTGTAATAGGGGATTTTAATAACTGGAATCATAAAGATCATATTTTGTTTCCAAGATGGGATGGTTCTGGTATCTGGGAAGGCTTTATTGAAGAGTTGCCCTGGGGAACTTTATATAAATATGCTGTTGAGACGGCAAGGGGAGATATTCTGGAAAAAAGTGATCCTTATGCTTTAAGCTGGGAGCAGAATATTCAGGCAGCGTCATTGGTTTCTACAACCTGGTATGAATGGAATGATCAGGAATGGATGAAGAACCGCCGTGAGAAAAATAGTTTGGATGCCCCATTGTCTGTTTATGAATTACATTTAGGTTCTTGGGTAAGAGAAGGTAATGATCCTGATAAGTTTTTGAACTATCGTGATATTGCAAAGAAGCTTGTCCCTTACATAAAAGACATGGAGTTTACGCATGTAGAATTTATGCCCGTCATGGAATATCCTTATGATCCAAGCTGGGGATATCAGATTACGGGATTTTATGCTGCGACTTCACGTTTTGGTTCACCGCAGGATCTGATGTTCCTGATTGATGAACTTCATCAGAATAACATAGGCGTTATCCTGGATTGGGTTCCTTCCCATTTTCCTGGAGATGCTAATGGACTTTATTGTTTTGATGGCTCCCATTTATATGAACATGAAGATCCTAGAAAAGGATTTCATCCTGACTGGAAATCTCATATCTTCAATTACGGAAGAAATGAAGTTAAATCTTTTCTGATTTCAAATGCGATGTTCTGGTTGGATCGTTATCATGCGGATGGACTGCGTGTGGATGCGGTAACTTCAATGCTGCATCTGGATTATTCAAGAAATGAAGGGGAATGGGAACCTAATATATATGGCGAAAATGTCAATCTTGAAGCGAAAGCCTTTCTACAGGAGTTTAATACAGCTGTTTACAAGGAATTCGGGAATAGTATTATGACTATTGCTGAAGAAAGTTCAGATTTTCCTATGCTTACCAAGCCAGTTCATGATGGAGGGGTAGGCTTTGGAATGAAATGGATGATGGGGTGGATGCATGATACTTTAGACTACTTTAAAGAAGACTTTGCCAACAGGAAATTCCATCATCATAAACTTACATTTGCTTCCATGTATATGTATAATGAAAATTATATGATGCCTTTGTCTCATGATGAAGTAGTACATGGGAAAGCCAGTCTGATCTATAAAATGAAAGGCGATGAATGGCAGAAGTTTGCCAATCTTCGTACCTTATATGTATATATGTATACCCATCCGGGAGCTAAGCTACTTTTTATGGGGGATGAGTTCGGACAAACCAGCGAATGGAACTTTACCAGAAGTCTTGACTGGCATCTGTTAGAGTATCCTGTTCACAAAGGATTACAAGGCCTGGTAAAGGAACTTAATCATTTGTACCGCTCAGAATCTGCATTATATGAAAACCAGTTTGATAAAAACGGTTTTGAATGGATAGAGGCAGATGATCTGGAAAATTCAGTTTACATTTATCTCAGAAAGGGAAAAAGAAGAGATGATGTTTTGATGACGGTATTAAATCTAGCTCCAAAAGTTTTAGATTACAGAATAAAGATTCCTATCGGAACCCATTGGGAAGTTATTTTTAATTCCGATGATGAAGAATATAGTGGGAGTGGGGTAATGCCTGAAGTATTAGAAGAAAAATATGAAGATACAACGGAGCACCCAAAGTTTATTACACTGAAGCTGCCTCCTCTGGCAGGAATTATTTTGAGGCAGCAAAAAGATAAAAAGTATAAATTACATAGAATTAAATATAAAAGGTAA
- a CDS encoding alpha/beta hydrolase: MMRFELYTDEKDERPVFITGNFNNWNPKDYTCQLQESAPGNYFIEINDEILPDEIEYKFTKGGWENVELDKYGNITPNRKTKKALQQTSDIVERWRLNWGPFKEEFFPTAEVISEKFYIPQLDRYRKIWAVLPYDYHTSDKSYPVLYLQDAQNLFNEGSGFGNWEIDKKLSILAEYGRGDVIVIAIEHGSEDRIKEYIFDNDNVANGSEGKKYIRFITDTLKPYVDENYRTKKDRDNTGIGGSSLGALISIYSGFLYPEVYSKLLIFSPSLWVEPNNNFPMMSFRVPFKTKIYLYGGGQEGSKMVKRIHIFEDYLKRWEKKNLFDFEFRTSINPEGTHSEFYWSQEFPRAIEWLFYDNTENPVEVKPQQQSIKN, encoded by the coding sequence ATGATGAGGTTCGAGCTTTATACTGATGAAAAAGATGAGAGACCCGTATTTATCACCGGTAATTTCAATAATTGGAACCCAAAAGACTACACCTGCCAGCTACAGGAATCAGCTCCCGGTAATTATTTTATAGAAATTAATGATGAGATTCTTCCGGATGAAATTGAGTATAAATTCACCAAAGGAGGTTGGGAAAACGTAGAACTGGATAAATACGGAAATATCACTCCCAACAGGAAAACAAAAAAAGCACTACAACAAACATCTGATATCGTAGAAAGATGGAGGCTAAACTGGGGACCTTTCAAAGAGGAGTTTTTTCCAACGGCTGAAGTAATTTCCGAAAAGTTTTATATTCCGCAACTGGACCGTTACCGTAAGATCTGGGCAGTACTTCCTTATGATTATCATACTTCAGATAAGAGTTATCCGGTTTTATACCTTCAGGATGCCCAAAATCTGTTCAATGAAGGAAGTGGTTTCGGGAACTGGGAAATTGATAAAAAACTATCTATCCTTGCAGAATACGGGCGTGGTGATGTTATCGTCATCGCCATAGAACATGGAAGTGAAGACAGAATTAAGGAATACATCTTTGATAATGACAATGTAGCTAATGGCTCAGAAGGCAAAAAATACATCCGGTTTATCACCGATACTTTAAAGCCTTATGTGGACGAAAACTACCGCACCAAAAAAGATCGTGACAATACCGGAATTGGTGGCAGCTCACTAGGAGCATTAATCAGTATTTATAGTGGTTTTCTCTATCCTGAAGTATATTCCAAGCTATTGATCTTCTCTCCTTCTCTTTGGGTAGAGCCGAATAATAATTTCCCCATGATGAGCTTCCGGGTTCCGTTTAAGACCAAAATATATTTATATGGCGGTGGACAGGAAGGCTCTAAAATGGTCAAAAGAATTCATATTTTTGAAGATTATCTGAAAAGATGGGAGAAAAAGAACCTTTTCGATTTTGAATTCAGAACCAGCATCAATCCAGAGGGAACCCATAGCGAATTTTACTGGTCACAGGAATTCCCAAGAGCAATTGAATGGCTGTTCTATGACAACACCGAAAACCCTGTTGAAGTAAAACCACAACAACAAAGCATTAAGAACTAG
- a CDS encoding alpha/beta hydrolase-fold protein — MPHIEHTDYYSNILGTSLKVEVTGHSGHPIIMFPTSQGQYTQNHDFHLNGSINWFVEQGKVKLYNIQTIDSWSFYDEKISPQQRIKNYERYVQFLIVEFVPYIQKLHKTHRVAVAGASFGGYHAANFAFRFPDVVSHLFCLSGAFSIRNFMDGYSDDLVYFNCPREFVRNDEAWKYKHIHIVLSTSDQDICKDKNIEMAEILRVKGIDFWYDERKWIGHDWPLWRMVFPTFIAAYFS, encoded by the coding sequence ATGCCGCATATAGAACATACTGATTACTATTCCAATATATTGGGGACAAGTCTTAAGGTAGAAGTGACCGGACATTCCGGACATCCTATTATTATGTTTCCCACTTCCCAAGGCCAGTATACTCAGAACCATGATTTCCATCTCAACGGAAGCATCAATTGGTTTGTAGAGCAGGGAAAAGTAAAGCTTTATAATATTCAGACTATCGACAGCTGGAGTTTTTATGATGAAAAAATATCTCCACAACAGAGAATCAAAAACTATGAACGCTATGTACAGTTTTTGATTGTAGAATTTGTTCCATATATTCAAAAACTTCATAAAACCCATCGCGTAGCAGTGGCGGGTGCCAGTTTTGGAGGTTATCATGCGGCCAATTTCGCTTTTAGATTTCCGGACGTAGTTTCTCATTTGTTTTGCCTTTCAGGAGCTTTCAGTATCAGGAATTTTATGGACGGTTATTCCGATGATCTGGTATATTTCAACTGTCCAAGGGAGTTTGTAAGAAATGATGAAGCCTGGAAATACAAGCATATACATATTGTGTTGAGTACCTCCGATCAGGATATCTGTAAAGATAAGAATATTGAAATGGCTGAAATCTTAAGGGTAAAAGGCATTGATTTCTGGTACGATGAGAGAAAATGGATAGGCCACGACTGGCCGTTGTGGAGAATGGTTTTTCCAACCTTTATTGCAGCTTATTTCTCTTAA